The following coding sequences lie in one Monomorium pharaonis isolate MP-MQ-018 chromosome 1, ASM1337386v2, whole genome shotgun sequence genomic window:
- the LOC105830429 gene encoding ester hydrolase C11orf54 homolog translates to MNPKPLDPSKINITSRTLHQPPLDELMNVLAGGLTANFEEATIDLADCPNFSRRPYNFFREGLCGNPIIFEIGSPAYLLPTVQRDKIYDIKTLLQHINYNHDTLVIGAGAGPWPRTGCNCELIMKLNLKLNSNDSEPGLHDNFQVQNGTHYAFVDENNEGRCRLQRLADNDTESTFALLGNLYACEGKPGKVIKVRAKKRTGKLDFISCMQKALEKHYENKLVGLGGMFEMKNGKVKQHIMPDFSDTPLTSEIHLNNWLRFYDMPTPLIAVGTFVSAETDLDLRVQHFHSAFEKDNELGLGGHYHIDTTPDTIEYEGYFNVAATLYRVDQPPNKLQFGKD, encoded by the exons ATGAATCCAAAACCTCTGGACCCatccaaaataaatatcacatCAAGAACATTGCATCAACCACCTCTCGATGAGTTAATGAATG TTCTAGCAGGAGGCTTAACTGCAAATTTTGAAGAGGCTACCATCGATTTGGCTGATTGTCCCAATTTTAGTAGACGCCCTTACAATTTTTTCCGAGAag gattgtgtggtaatccaattatttttgaaattggtTCACCAGCATATCTTTTACCAACTGTCCAAAGGGACAAGATCTACGATATAAAGACATTGCTgcaacatataaattataatcatgaTACTCTCGTTATTGGTGCAGGAGCTGGCCCCTGGCCACGTACAGGCTGCAATTGTGAG CTTATTATGAAGTTAAACTTAAAGTTAAACTCCAACGACTCAGAGCCAGGGTTACATGATAACTTTCAAGTTCAAAATGGGACGCATTATGCATTTGTAGATGAGAACAATGAAGGTCGTTGCAGACTCCAACGATTAGCGGATAATGACACTGAATCAACTTTTGCATTGTTGGGCAATCTGTATGCATGCGAAGGCAAACCGGGCAAGGTTATTAAAGTACGCGCTAAAAAACGTACCGGCAAATTGGACTTCATATCATGCATGCAGAAAGCGTTGGAAAAACATTACGAGAATAAGCTCGTTG GTTTGGGTGGCATGTTCGAGATGAAGAATGGAAAAGTGAAGCAGCATATTATGCCAGATTTTTCGGACACTCCATTGACTAGCGAAATCCACCTTAACAACTGGTTACGTTTCTACGACATGCCGACTCCTTTGATAGCTGTTGGCACATTTGTCAGTGCCGAAACG GATTTAGATCTCAGGGTTCAGCATTTCCATAGTGCCTTCGAAAAGGATAATGAGCTTGGACTGGGTGGGCATTATCACATCGATACAACACCAGATACTATTGAATATGAAGGTTATTTCAATGTGGCAGCTACGCTTTACCGTGTCGATCAACCACCCAATAAACTACAGTTTGGGAAAGACTGA
- the LOC105830428 gene encoding solute carrier family 35 member G1 codes for MRRRMNDGSTLWTKCLSSADFVAQIFSLILQYTYIAMKFSIESTASYNSIHPAYHYTEQFGNNSETYRDGTRWYGVFLAFLSGTFFTISSALVKAIRNVDPMILLAIRALAQILTMAVVACKSSSDLFGPSGQRILIHFQGLVGGMTLSLLYYSFRELPLGDATTIIFSSPVIVIALSFLFLKEPCGVLRIVVVCTLFTGVVLVARPPFLFQMHHAESYNLMGYLCAILATLFTALNIVVMRKCSEIHYSILVLNLSCWSFVSAVVFYFTVSGHGIGYELHKFRLPQDWFTWGQIMLVALTGLTGQVLVTKALKIEGAGKVSVTRSLDIILAYLIQVYLFGEKPTSTSLTGAILIITSVVCMGFEKEIYAVCDFIP; via the exons ATGCGTCGACGGATGAACGATGGCAGTACGCTTTGGACTAAGTGTCTGTCATCTGCCGATTTCGTCGCGCAAATATTCTCACTGATTCTCCAATATACGTATATCGCAATGAAGTTCAGCATAGAGTCCACGGCTTCCTACAACAGCATTCATCCGGCCTATCACTACACCGAACAGTTCGGCAATAATAGCGAGACTTATCGGGACGGCACCAGGTGGTACGGGGTATTCCTAGCGTTTTTGTCAGGCACCTTCTTCACTATCAGCTCTGCGCTGGTCAAGGCAATCCGCAACGTGGATCCCATGATTTTGCTGGCCATCCGCGCCCTGGCGCAGATCCTGACGATGGCCGTTGTGGCCTGCAAGTCATCCAGCGATCTCTTTGGTCCTTCCGGCCAAAGAATACTCATACATTTTCAG ggCCTAGTAGGTGGTATGACCCTGTCGTTGCTGTACTACAGTTTCCGAGAATTACCTCTAGGCGATGCCACCACGATCATATTCAGCTCGCCGGTGATCGTCATCGCGCTGTCCTTCCTCTTCTTGAAAGAGCCGTGCGGTGTCTTGCGCATAGTGGTGGTCTGCACGCTCTTTACGGGTGTCGTCCTCGTCGCCAGACCACCCTTCTTATTCCAG aTGCACCATGCCGAAAGCTATAATCTTATGGGGTATCTGTGCGCTATCCTGGCCACTCTCTTCACGGCGCTCAACATTGTTGTCATGAGGAAGTGCTCGGAAATACATTACTCCATTTTAGTACTGAATCTATCGTGCTGGTCTTTCGTCTCAGCCGTAGTCTTTTACTTCACAGTGTCCGGTCACGGCATCGGTTACGAACTCCACAAGTTTCGATTGCCACAAGACTGGTTCACTTGGGGCCAGATAATGCTGGTGGCATTGACTGGCCTCACCGGTCAAGTGCTGGTGACGAAGGCGCTGAAGATCGAAGGCGCAGGTAAGGTATCCGTCACCAGATCACTGGACATCATTCTGGCGTACCTGATTCAAGTTTATCTCTTCGGCGAGAAGCCCACGTCAACCAGCCTGACCGGTGCGATTCTCATTATCACCTCCGTCGTTTGTATGGGCTTCGAGAAGGAGATCTACGCGGTCTGCGACTTCATTCCCTAG
- the LOC105830430 gene encoding zinc finger protein 132 isoform X2: MDVTGDLNLQWVGDVELHEEVICGLEAQLVASEEEVIGACEEVTVEETVESVPDVASHVPTTESEILMVPQPNDMESIYIVPQDQGHDYLNIQVTEEVIADNWDRPGPDDGVEIPEAKVAHDNLLEYDDMEIPLPIDQDSYQNARPYPCDFCSRRFRKKANLMNHIVAHQTDRPYGCNLCGSRYVRKCDLNNHLKVHAYAPSSQDGLEDDLNDEDSLVAEEEDVTTGNKGRRKKVQSSVPRKRKNNAASVPKRNVGENIKLEMGNGNYASSSRWQMEEMSSVMGREQPQQWPITDPTKPYVCQSCGIGFAREKALASHARVHGGDSPFECTSCGDMFWDLNSLRDHVHIKHGGTIPQQISDAEEYDNDATYTGDSERIGEFYCNTCAVPFHRLDLLKRHQKIHIKSDMDTMEGSSQHHTCNVCGEEFEEALALLAHAELHASRSPSRRCLLCGARCRDETEVAQHVRQNHAEDAPPNTCTMCGKTCKDKRSLLKHSWIHNVDKTFGCTKCGKRFHSKARLRRHMVSHRNKMVACDECGEEFPDGRALVSHRHSHNRELGGRSFPCRECGKSFGSRSSQQIHIRIHTGERPYGCRFCWKAFADGGTLRKHERIHTGEKPYGCAICPRAFNQRVVLREHVRAHHSGPDPKCVGSATPYLCKVCGESYGTSEEIVLHIVQHCDDNTALRRQPQSGPRKYKKRRKNKPLETNTMVRRNEFTYDIMEGGSGSVIGSGTGSGIIGGNSGGSGSGGVGSTGAGTGTGGSDSEDNTKRKLGKKNKQRSNVEENYMQNVLKTMESSLQNLSSIVSNSKLNASKSKVSKKKLRKEEKKKEEAQASNQSGRPKMIHTQKTRVPVEVGSDGAKKGQKTKTMVTRTPKVMPSEHKSGIFPGGERNRPRTKNVSYHIEGKSQVTPATFSAKSKEAEASTMSVQQQQLLANIKQEPSVQKTTGDSHRNNNGNILALGKTQESSNKKRSTAKRTKKQKHVTVKQELIASIGIVAEEQQQQQQQQLQFRNNNNNNTDINTNTIESMDDPIRLMEHEMDGNNLEVAFEASVVTAQDEEGESILPDNAMQEMNNRDVKLSVKVESAPQRRMLAIHSVIAPVDDVPETIIPDTVEYTCEMCAAVFSSRAELLVHVPIHI; the protein is encoded by the exons ATGGATGTTACCGGCGATTTAAATCTACAATGGGTGGGAGATGTAGAGCTGCACGAGGAGGTGATATGCGGCCTAGAGGCGCAACTGGTCGCATCGGAGGAGGAGGTAATTGGCGCCTGCGAGGAGGTGACGGTCGAGGAGACTGTCGAGTCCGTTCCCGATGTGGCGAGTCACGTTCCTACCACCGAGTCCGAGATACTGATGGTACCTCAGCCAAACGATATGGAATCGATTTACATAGTGCCGCAGGATCAGGGGCATGACTATCTAAATATACAAGTCACTGAGGAAGTGATTGCTGACAACTGGGACAGACCTGGTCCAGATGATGG GGTCGAGATTCCAGAAGCCAAGGTGGCTCACGACAATCTCCTGGAGTACGACGATATGGAGATCCCATTACCGATCGATCAGGACTCTTATCAAAATGCCCGACCGTATCCGTGCGACTTTTGCAGCCGTAGGTTCCGGAAGAAGGCAAATCTGATGAATCACATTGTAGCGCATCAGACAGATCGGCCGTATGGTTGCAATCTATGTGGATCTCGCTATGTACGTAAGTGCGATCTGAACAATCATCTGAAGGTCCACGCGTACGCGCCGTCGTCGCAGGATGGCCTCGAAGACGATCTGAACGACGAAGACTCGCTGGTTGCCGAGGAGGAGGACGTGACGACCGGTAACAAGGGCAGGCGCAAGAAGGTGCAGTCGAGCGTACCACGAAAACGGAAGAACAACGCCGCCAGTGTGCCAAAGCGCAACGTTGGTGAGAACATCAAGCTGGAGATGGGCAA CGGCAATTATGCATCTAGCTCGAGGTGGCAGATGGAGGAGATGTCATCTGTCATGGGCAGAGAGCAGCCACAACAGTGGCCCATCACCGATCCGACGAAGCCATATGTCTGCCAGTCTTGCGGCATCGGTTTTGCTAGGGAAAAGGCGCTGGCTTCGCACGCACGTGTCCACGGTGGCGACAGTCCATTCGAGTGTACCTCGTGTGGAGATATGTTCTGGGATCTCAATAGTCTGCGGGACCACGTGCATATTAAGCATGGCGGCACTATTCCCCAGCAAATATCCGACGCGGAGGAATACGACAATGACGCTACTTACACGGGCGACAGTGAGAGGATTGGCGAATTTTATTGCAACACTTGTGCGGTACCGTTCCATCGTTTGGATCTACTCAAACGCCATCAGAA AATTCACATAAAATCGGATATGGATACAATGGAAGGTTCCAGTCAACATCATACGTGCAATGTTTGTGGAGAAGAATTTGAAGAAGCTCTAGCACTATTAGCACACGCGGAACTTCATGCTTCAAG ATCTCCTAGTCGTCGTTGTCTGCTGTGCGGGGCGAGATGCCGCGACGAGACAGAAGTTGCGCAGCACGTCCGACAAAATCACGCAGAGGATGCGCCACCAAATACATGTACGATGTGTGGAAAAACTTGCAAGGACAAGCGCAGTTTACTAAAACACTCATGGATACATAATGTTGACAAGACCTTCGGTTGTACAAAATGCGGGAAGCGCTTCCACAGTAAAGCCCGATTACGAAG ACATATGGTATCGCATCGTAATAAGATGGTAGCTTGCGACGAATGCGGCGAGGAGTTCCCCGATGGACGAGCTCTCGTGAGCCACCGTCATTCGCATAATAGGGAACTGGGCGGTCGTTCTTTCCCGTGCCGCGAGTGCGGAAAAAGTTTCGGCAGTCGCAGTTCACAGCAGATCCACATACGCATCCACACGGGCGAAAGACCCTATGGTTGTCGATTCTGTTGGAAAGCTTTCGCAGACGGCGGCACCTTGAGAAAGCACGAACGCATCCATACCGGCGAGAAGCCGTACGGATGTGCGATTTGTCCTCGGGCATTTAATCAGCGA gTAGTTCTTCGGGAACATGTACGCGCCCATCATTCAGGTCCTGATCCAAAGTGCGTGGGCAGTGCAACGCCGTATTTGTGCAAGGTGTGTGGCGAGTCGTACGGCACATCCGAGGAGATAGTGTTACATATAGTGCAGCATTGCGATGATAACACTGCATTGAGACGTCAACCGCAGTCCGGGCCGCGCAAATATAAGAAAAGACGCAAGAATAAGCCACTTGAAACGAATACAATGGTTCGTAGGAACGAGTTTACGTATGATATAATGGAAGGTGGTAGTGGCAGTGTCATTGGTAGTGGTACCGGCAGTGGTATTATCGGTGGCAATAGTGGTGGCAGCGGCAGCGGTGGTGTCGGTAGCACTGGCGCTGGCACTGGCACTGGCGGTTCCGATTCGGAAGACAACACAAAGCGGAAACTCGGTAAGAAGAACAAACAACGGTCGAATGTTGAAGAAAACTACATGCAGAACGTGTTGAAAACCATGGAGAGTTCTCTGCAGAATTTAAGTTCGATCGTGAGTAACTCCAAGTTGAATGCGTCCAAATCGAAGGTTTCGAAGAAAAAATTGCGcaaggaggagaagaagaaggaggagGCGCAAGCATCGAATCAATCAGGCCGGCCAAAGATGATCCACACGCAGAAGACGCGGGTGCCGGTGGAGGTGGGCAGCGACGGTGCGAAGAAGGGCCAGAAGACGAAAACAATGGTGACTCGGACGCCAAAAGTGATGCCGAGCGAGCACAAGTCCGGCATCTTCCCAGGTGGCGAGCGAAATCGCCCGCGCACAAAGAATGTCAGTTATCACATTGAAGGTAAATCGCAAGTCACACCGGCGACGTTCTCAGCGAAATCGAAGGAGGCTGAAGCATCTACGATGTCAGTGCAGCAACAACAATTGTTGGCGAACATCAAGCAAGAGCCGAGCGTGCAAAAGACTACCGGTGACAGTCACAGGAACAACAATGGTAATATTCTAGCCCTCGGTAAAACTCAAGAGTCATCAAATAAGAAGAGATCGACTGCGAAGAGAACCAAAAAGCAGAAACATGTGACAGTGAAACAAGAATTGATTGCATCGATCGGAATAGTCGCGGAAgaacagcagcaacaacagcagcaacaattacaatttcgaaataataacaataataataccgATATTAACACTAATACCATAGAGAGTATGGACGATCCAATACGACTAATGGAGCACGAAATGGACGGCAACAATTTGGAAGTAGCTTTCGAAGCGAGTGTTGTTACCGCTCAGGATGAGGAGGGTGAAAGCATATTGCCGGACAACGCTATGCAAGAGATGAACAACAGAGACGTTAAGCTCAGTGTTAAGGTAGAGTCTGCGCCGCAGAGGAGGATGCTTGCTATACACAGCGTTATCGCGCCGGTGGATGATGTCCCAGAAACAATAATACCGGACACGGTGGAGTATACGTGCGAGATGTGTGCCGCGGTGTTCTCCAGTCGTGCCGAGTTACTGGTGCACGTACCGATAcacatttga
- the LOC105830430 gene encoding zinc finger protein 850 isoform X1: MDVTGDLNLQWVGDVELHEEVICGLEAQLVASEEEVIGACEEVTVEETVESVPDVASHVPTTESEILMVPQPNDMESIYIVPQDQGHDYLNIQVTEEVIADNWDRPGPDDGVEIPEAKVAHDNLLEYDDMEIPLPIDQDSYQNARPYPCDFCSRRFRKKANLMNHIVAHQTDRPYGCNLCGSRYVRKCDLNNHLKVHAYAPSSQDGLEDDLNDEDSLVAEEEDVTTGNKGRRKKVQSSVPRKRKNNAASVPKRNVGENIKLEMGKYVFKPDAHNDYTDVLAFYEDELTDGDYSARSGNYASSSRWQMEEMSSVMGREQPQQWPITDPTKPYVCQSCGIGFAREKALASHARVHGGDSPFECTSCGDMFWDLNSLRDHVHIKHGGTIPQQISDAEEYDNDATYTGDSERIGEFYCNTCAVPFHRLDLLKRHQKIHIKSDMDTMEGSSQHHTCNVCGEEFEEALALLAHAELHASRSPSRRCLLCGARCRDETEVAQHVRQNHAEDAPPNTCTMCGKTCKDKRSLLKHSWIHNVDKTFGCTKCGKRFHSKARLRRHMVSHRNKMVACDECGEEFPDGRALVSHRHSHNRELGGRSFPCRECGKSFGSRSSQQIHIRIHTGERPYGCRFCWKAFADGGTLRKHERIHTGEKPYGCAICPRAFNQRVVLREHVRAHHSGPDPKCVGSATPYLCKVCGESYGTSEEIVLHIVQHCDDNTALRRQPQSGPRKYKKRRKNKPLETNTMVRRNEFTYDIMEGGSGSVIGSGTGSGIIGGNSGGSGSGGVGSTGAGTGTGGSDSEDNTKRKLGKKNKQRSNVEENYMQNVLKTMESSLQNLSSIVSNSKLNASKSKVSKKKLRKEEKKKEEAQASNQSGRPKMIHTQKTRVPVEVGSDGAKKGQKTKTMVTRTPKVMPSEHKSGIFPGGERNRPRTKNVSYHIEGKSQVTPATFSAKSKEAEASTMSVQQQQLLANIKQEPSVQKTTGDSHRNNNGNILALGKTQESSNKKRSTAKRTKKQKHVTVKQELIASIGIVAEEQQQQQQQQLQFRNNNNNNTDINTNTIESMDDPIRLMEHEMDGNNLEVAFEASVVTAQDEEGESILPDNAMQEMNNRDVKLSVKVESAPQRRMLAIHSVIAPVDDVPETIIPDTVEYTCEMCAAVFSSRAELLVHVPIHI, from the exons ATGGATGTTACCGGCGATTTAAATCTACAATGGGTGGGAGATGTAGAGCTGCACGAGGAGGTGATATGCGGCCTAGAGGCGCAACTGGTCGCATCGGAGGAGGAGGTAATTGGCGCCTGCGAGGAGGTGACGGTCGAGGAGACTGTCGAGTCCGTTCCCGATGTGGCGAGTCACGTTCCTACCACCGAGTCCGAGATACTGATGGTACCTCAGCCAAACGATATGGAATCGATTTACATAGTGCCGCAGGATCAGGGGCATGACTATCTAAATATACAAGTCACTGAGGAAGTGATTGCTGACAACTGGGACAGACCTGGTCCAGATGATGG GGTCGAGATTCCAGAAGCCAAGGTGGCTCACGACAATCTCCTGGAGTACGACGATATGGAGATCCCATTACCGATCGATCAGGACTCTTATCAAAATGCCCGACCGTATCCGTGCGACTTTTGCAGCCGTAGGTTCCGGAAGAAGGCAAATCTGATGAATCACATTGTAGCGCATCAGACAGATCGGCCGTATGGTTGCAATCTATGTGGATCTCGCTATGTACGTAAGTGCGATCTGAACAATCATCTGAAGGTCCACGCGTACGCGCCGTCGTCGCAGGATGGCCTCGAAGACGATCTGAACGACGAAGACTCGCTGGTTGCCGAGGAGGAGGACGTGACGACCGGTAACAAGGGCAGGCGCAAGAAGGTGCAGTCGAGCGTACCACGAAAACGGAAGAACAACGCCGCCAGTGTGCCAAAGCGCAACGTTGGTGAGAACATCAAGCTGGAGATGGGCAAGTATGTGTTTAAGCCAGACGCACATAATGATTACACGGACGTGCTAGCATTCTACGAGGACGAGCTGACCGACGGTGATTATTCTGCACGCAGCGGCAATTATGCATCTAGCTCGAGGTGGCAGATGGAGGAGATGTCATCTGTCATGGGCAGAGAGCAGCCACAACAGTGGCCCATCACCGATCCGACGAAGCCATATGTCTGCCAGTCTTGCGGCATCGGTTTTGCTAGGGAAAAGGCGCTGGCTTCGCACGCACGTGTCCACGGTGGCGACAGTCCATTCGAGTGTACCTCGTGTGGAGATATGTTCTGGGATCTCAATAGTCTGCGGGACCACGTGCATATTAAGCATGGCGGCACTATTCCCCAGCAAATATCCGACGCGGAGGAATACGACAATGACGCTACTTACACGGGCGACAGTGAGAGGATTGGCGAATTTTATTGCAACACTTGTGCGGTACCGTTCCATCGTTTGGATCTACTCAAACGCCATCAGAA AATTCACATAAAATCGGATATGGATACAATGGAAGGTTCCAGTCAACATCATACGTGCAATGTTTGTGGAGAAGAATTTGAAGAAGCTCTAGCACTATTAGCACACGCGGAACTTCATGCTTCAAG ATCTCCTAGTCGTCGTTGTCTGCTGTGCGGGGCGAGATGCCGCGACGAGACAGAAGTTGCGCAGCACGTCCGACAAAATCACGCAGAGGATGCGCCACCAAATACATGTACGATGTGTGGAAAAACTTGCAAGGACAAGCGCAGTTTACTAAAACACTCATGGATACATAATGTTGACAAGACCTTCGGTTGTACAAAATGCGGGAAGCGCTTCCACAGTAAAGCCCGATTACGAAG ACATATGGTATCGCATCGTAATAAGATGGTAGCTTGCGACGAATGCGGCGAGGAGTTCCCCGATGGACGAGCTCTCGTGAGCCACCGTCATTCGCATAATAGGGAACTGGGCGGTCGTTCTTTCCCGTGCCGCGAGTGCGGAAAAAGTTTCGGCAGTCGCAGTTCACAGCAGATCCACATACGCATCCACACGGGCGAAAGACCCTATGGTTGTCGATTCTGTTGGAAAGCTTTCGCAGACGGCGGCACCTTGAGAAAGCACGAACGCATCCATACCGGCGAGAAGCCGTACGGATGTGCGATTTGTCCTCGGGCATTTAATCAGCGA gTAGTTCTTCGGGAACATGTACGCGCCCATCATTCAGGTCCTGATCCAAAGTGCGTGGGCAGTGCAACGCCGTATTTGTGCAAGGTGTGTGGCGAGTCGTACGGCACATCCGAGGAGATAGTGTTACATATAGTGCAGCATTGCGATGATAACACTGCATTGAGACGTCAACCGCAGTCCGGGCCGCGCAAATATAAGAAAAGACGCAAGAATAAGCCACTTGAAACGAATACAATGGTTCGTAGGAACGAGTTTACGTATGATATAATGGAAGGTGGTAGTGGCAGTGTCATTGGTAGTGGTACCGGCAGTGGTATTATCGGTGGCAATAGTGGTGGCAGCGGCAGCGGTGGTGTCGGTAGCACTGGCGCTGGCACTGGCACTGGCGGTTCCGATTCGGAAGACAACACAAAGCGGAAACTCGGTAAGAAGAACAAACAACGGTCGAATGTTGAAGAAAACTACATGCAGAACGTGTTGAAAACCATGGAGAGTTCTCTGCAGAATTTAAGTTCGATCGTGAGTAACTCCAAGTTGAATGCGTCCAAATCGAAGGTTTCGAAGAAAAAATTGCGcaaggaggagaagaagaaggaggagGCGCAAGCATCGAATCAATCAGGCCGGCCAAAGATGATCCACACGCAGAAGACGCGGGTGCCGGTGGAGGTGGGCAGCGACGGTGCGAAGAAGGGCCAGAAGACGAAAACAATGGTGACTCGGACGCCAAAAGTGATGCCGAGCGAGCACAAGTCCGGCATCTTCCCAGGTGGCGAGCGAAATCGCCCGCGCACAAAGAATGTCAGTTATCACATTGAAGGTAAATCGCAAGTCACACCGGCGACGTTCTCAGCGAAATCGAAGGAGGCTGAAGCATCTACGATGTCAGTGCAGCAACAACAATTGTTGGCGAACATCAAGCAAGAGCCGAGCGTGCAAAAGACTACCGGTGACAGTCACAGGAACAACAATGGTAATATTCTAGCCCTCGGTAAAACTCAAGAGTCATCAAATAAGAAGAGATCGACTGCGAAGAGAACCAAAAAGCAGAAACATGTGACAGTGAAACAAGAATTGATTGCATCGATCGGAATAGTCGCGGAAgaacagcagcaacaacagcagcaacaattacaatttcgaaataataacaataataataccgATATTAACACTAATACCATAGAGAGTATGGACGATCCAATACGACTAATGGAGCACGAAATGGACGGCAACAATTTGGAAGTAGCTTTCGAAGCGAGTGTTGTTACCGCTCAGGATGAGGAGGGTGAAAGCATATTGCCGGACAACGCTATGCAAGAGATGAACAACAGAGACGTTAAGCTCAGTGTTAAGGTAGAGTCTGCGCCGCAGAGGAGGATGCTTGCTATACACAGCGTTATCGCGCCGGTGGATGATGTCCCAGAAACAATAATACCGGACACGGTGGAGTATACGTGCGAGATGTGTGCCGCGGTGTTCTCCAGTCGTGCCGAGTTACTGGTGCACGTACCGATAcacatttga
- the LOC105830426 gene encoding flavin reductase (NADPH): protein MKRVVIFGSTGTTGLCSLRTAVEKGLEVKAFVRNKAKIPKDLKDKVETIIGDVTNAKEVAKAVAGTDAVVVVLGTGRDLNPTTVLSQGMQNIIDAMKAHNVDLVSVCLSAFLFYTLEETPAVFRDVTKDHQRMFDITKSSGLKWVAIFPPHIADTPKSKYNIAFDSSPGRAISKHDLGAFLVECLENPDYYQKVLGIANTS from the exons ATGAAACGAGTTGTGATATTTGGCAGTACCGGGACTACCGGTCTCTGCTCTCTGAGAACTGCCGTGGAAAAAG GTCTGGAGGTAAAAGCTTTTGTAAGGAACAAAGCCAAGATTCCTAAGGATCTTAAAGATAAAGTCGAAACAATTATTGGAGATGTTACTAATGCAAAGGAAGTCGCAAAAGCAGTAGCGGGTACAGATGCTGTTGTGGTAGTACTTGGTACAGGAAGAGATTTGA ATCCCACTACCGTGCTATCACAAGgcatgcaaaatataatagacgCTATGAAAGCACATAATGTTGATCTGGTCTCTGTATGCCTATCAG CGTTTTTATTCTACACGCTTGAAGAAACGCCTGCTGTATTTAGAGATGTGACCAAAGATCATCAGCGCATGTTTGATATAACCAAATCAAGTGGCTTAAAGTGGGTGGCAATATTTCCACCACACATCGCAG ACACACCAAAGTCCAAgtataatattgcatttgatTCTTCACCTGGACGAGCAATCTCCAAACACGACTTGGGTGCATTTCTCGTTGAATGTCTCGAAAATCCTGATTATTACCAAAAGGTACTTGGCATCGCGAATACATCATAA